The stretch of DNA TTAGCCAGATTAATAATTGTTTCTAATTCCGACCTGGAAAGATTAAAATTATTAGTAAGTAATAAAGATTCGACAGTTGTGTTTTTTACCGTACTTTCCAAGCAATAATCTTTAATAACTTTGTTGCTAATTATTTCGAGGAGAGAATCCGCGATCGCCAAATTCTCTACTGCATACAAATATTCCTTAACTTGAGACATTAGTAACTTAGTAACTTTAGGAATTAAGCTAACTTCATCTAAATAATTTTCCTTAGCTTTACTCATCAATAATTTATCCAATTGGCGGATAAATTCCACCAAATCGGGAACGCCAAAATTATCTGCCCGATACCGATCGCGAAAATAGCCAGATAATCTCATCAAAAACAAGGTAATAATTGCAAAGAAACCAAGCATTAACAGCAAAATTACCAAACTTAAAATTATTCCCCATTGACTCGCAAAAGCCAATTCCCTTAATTGAGGCAAATAAAGAAAAATAATCCCCACAAACCCTACCCAAAATATTGTTTTTGCCAAACTAGGAAGCGCAGTGACAGCCGTATAAATCTTACCAAACAAATCCTTGAGATTGCCATCAGTAAGTGATTCCGAAGACCAACGATAACCGACATAAATCAACTTATTAGCCTTTTCCACAAATTGACGGCTATTATCACTATTAACATATTCATGAATTTCCGCAAATCTTTTAATTGATTTTGGGCGACTATTGCTAAAACCATGAATAGAAATCACCAACTCAATAAAATCAGCAGGCTTGTGAATTTCCGTAATAACTTTTTGATAAATAAGATCCGCAAGCTGTTGAAGATTTTGCTGTTGTTGTGCCAAATTATTTTGACGACGCGAAGCCAGTTTATCCCCTTCCACATTAATTGGTGCGGTACTAAGAACAAAATAACCAGGAATACGCGGATTTTGCACATTCTTGAGTTGATAAATAGCAATTAAAGGCTTATCCATCAGTTTAACTATTCCGAAAAACTCAATCTAACAATTATATCCGATCGCCAAAAAATTATTTGCGCCTTTCTTTGCGCCTTTGCGCGAGATAAATAATTGGTATAGTAAAGACGAATTTAATTTAAAATAATCGAAAAAGAACAAGATTAGCCCTGGCATCGCAATTAAAAACAAAGGAGAAAATCAAGAATGGAAGTAATTCCAGCAATAGATTTATTAGAAGGACGCTGCGTGCGCTTGTATCAAGGAGATTATACGCTGTCGCAGGTGTTTAGTGACAACCCAGTGGAAGTAGCAAAGCGTTGGGAACAAGAAGGCGCAACGAGACTCCACGTGGTAGATTTAGATGGGGCGAAACAAGGTAAACCAGTTAATCACGAGGCGATCGCCGCAATCGTCAATTCAGTTTCCATTCCGGTAGAGGTAGGTGGTGGTTTACGCGATCGCACCAGTATAGCCCAACTTTTCGATTTGGGTGTACGTTGGGCGATCGTGGGTACAGTTGCAGTGGAACAACCCCAACTGGTGAAAGAGTTTTGTCAAGAGTTTCCTGGTAAAATTATCGTCGGCATTGACGCTCGTAATGGTAAAGTAGCTACCAAAGGTTGGCTAGAAACTTCCGAAGTAACAGCTACCGAACTCGCGCAACAAATGGCAGAATTAGGGGCAGCCGCGATTATTTACACCGATATTCTGCGCGATGGTACTCTCGAAGGTGTAAATACGGAAGCTTTACGAGAATTAGCCACGAAAATTGAGATTCCGGTTATTGCTTCTGGGGGCGTTAGTTCACTTAGCGATGTTTTAAGTTTACTCGCCCTGGAACCTGTCGGCGTAAATGGTGTAATTATCGGTCGCGCCTTGTATACTGGCGATATCTCTCTATCGGAAGCAGTAAAAGCAGTGGGAAATGGACGCTGGCAAGATATCCCTCCCGATACAGGATTTTCTAACTT from Oscillatoria salina IIICB1 encodes:
- the hisA gene encoding 1-(5-phosphoribosyl)-5-[(5-phosphoribosylamino)methylideneamino]imidazole-4-carboxamide isomerase; its protein translation is MEVIPAIDLLEGRCVRLYQGDYTLSQVFSDNPVEVAKRWEQEGATRLHVVDLDGAKQGKPVNHEAIAAIVNSVSIPVEVGGGLRDRTSIAQLFDLGVRWAIVGTVAVEQPQLVKEFCQEFPGKIIVGIDARNGKVATKGWLETSEVTATELAQQMAELGAAAIIYTDILRDGTLEGVNTEALRELATKIEIPVIASGGVSSLSDVLSLLALEPVGVNGVIIGRALYTGDISLSEAVKAVGNGRWQDIPPDTGFSNFA